The Agreia sp. COWG nucleotide sequence CCGAGGGCCTACCGCAGCGGCGACCTCGTGCGCTTCGACCGCGAGGGCCTCGTCTTCCAGGGCCGCGCCGACGATCAGGTGAAACTCGGCGGCAGACGCATCGAGCTCGGCGAGATCGAAGCGGCCCTGCAAGCTCTGCCCGGAGTGCACGGCGCCGCAGCCGTGGTGCAGACCTCCGGCGCAGGGAACCAGGTTCTCGTGGGCTACCTGGCGCTCGATCCCGGGGTCGATGAGTCCGACTTCGATCTGCGGACGGCCGCAGACCACCTCAGGCAAGAGCTGCCCGCGGCGCTCGTCCCCGCCCTCGCGGTGGTCGAGAGCATCCCCACCCGCATCTCCGGCAAGGTCGACCGCGCCGCGCTCCCCTGGCCGCTGCCTGGCAGCGCCTCGTCGGGCGGCGCCACGCTCGAGGGCACGACCGGATGGCTGGCGTCCCTCTGGACAGACGTGCTCGGCGCCACCGTCGGCTCGGCCACAGACGACTTCTTCGCCCTCGGCGGAGGAAGCCTCGCGGCCGCCCAGCTCACGAGCATTATCCGCGCCCGCTTTCCCGAGGCGCGCGTCTCCGACATCTACGACCACCCCCGCATCGGGGCGCTGGCAGACGAGCTCGATTCCCGCGTGCCGGCCGTCGTGGCGGAGCCTCGGCTGGTGAAGCCCACACCGCTCAGCACCCGATGGGCGCAGACGCTGCTCGGCATCCCCCTGCACGTGATCGTGGGCGCCCGCTGGAGCGTCTATCTGCTCGCGGCGAATGCGGTGCTCATCGCGTTCGCGGGCCTCGACTGGCTGCCCGCAGTCTCGTGGTGGTGGCTGATCGTCGGCTTCATGATTCTGGTCACCCCGCTCGGCCGGATGGCCGTCTCCGTCGTCGCCGCCCGGCTGCTGCTGCGCGGTGTCACCCCGGGCAGCTATCCCCGCGGCGGCCAGGTTCACCTGCGGCTGTGGCTGGCCGAACAGGTGGCCAGCCTGGTGGGAGCCGCGAGCCTCGCCGGTGCCCCGTGGATCGCCTACTACGCCCGGGCTCTCGGAGCCACGGTCGGAGAGGGGGTCGACCTGCACTCCCTTCCTCCCGTCACCGGAATGCTCAAGCTCGGCGCGCGCGTCGCCATCGAGCCCGAAGTCGATCTGTCGGGGTGGTGGATCGACGGCGATCTGCTTCGCATCGGAGCGATCTCGATCGGGGCGGATGCGACCATCGGCTCCCGCAGCACCATGCTGCCGGGGGCTCGCGTCGGCCGCGGCGCCGAGGTCGCGCCGGGCTCGTCCGTATCCGGTCGCGTGCCCGGCGGGGAACGCTGGAGCGGGTCGCCGGCCCAGCGGCTCGGCAAGGCGCGGCCGGGGTGGCCGGCAGAACGGCCGCCGCGCGCATCCGGCTGGGTGGCGGCCTACGGCGCCGGAAGTGTGCTTCTCTCGCTGCTGCCGCTCGCGTCGCTCGCCGTCGGTGCGCTCATCACCGGTCTGCTCGTGAGAGGCTCCACCTCGCTCGGCGAGCTCGCATTGCGTGCATTCGCCTCCGTTCCTCTGGCCACGCTCGGCGCGGGAATCGTCTTCGCCGCGCTCGTCGTCGTGAGCGTCAGGCTCCTCGGTCTCGGGCTCGCACCGGGCTACTACCCCGTGCGTTCTCGGGTCGGCTGGCAGGTGTGGGCTACCGAACGTCTGCTCGACCTCTCGCGAACGATGCTGTTTCCGCTGTACGCCAGCCTCTTCACCCCGGTGTGGCTGCGCCTGCTCGGGGCGAAGGTGGGAGTGAACGTCGAGGCATCGACGGTTCTGCTGCTTCCCGCCATGACCACGATCGGCGACCACGCGTTTCTCGCCGACGACACCATGGTCGCGTCGTACGAGCTGGGCGGGGGCTGGCTGCGCATCGACGAGGCCAAGATCGGCCGGCGCGCGTTCCTCGGCAACAGCGGCATGACAGGGCCGGGCCGCACTGTTCCGAAGAACGGCCTCGTCGCGGTGCTCTCGGCGACGCCGAAGAAGGCCAAGTCGGGATCGTCGTGGCTCGGCAACCCCCCTGTTCGCCTGCGCAGGGCCGTGGCGGAGTTCGACGAGGGGCGCACATACAAGCCGAAGAGGCGACTGCGCGTCGCGCGCGCGCTCTGGGAGACCGGTCGCGTCGTTCCCGTCATGGTGTCCACAGCCATCGGTCTCGGAGTGCTTCTCGCCCTCGAAGTGATCCTCGAGACGCTCGGCCTCGTCGCTGCGATCGCCCTCTCCGGTGTCGTCATGCTCGCCGCCGGCGCGGTGGCCGCTGGCATCACGACGATCGCGAAGTGGACGATCGTGGGCCGCATCACCGCGCGAGAGCATCCGCTGTGGTCGTCATTCATCTGGCGTAACGAGGTCGCGGACACCTTCGTCGAGATGGTGGCCGCGCCGTGGTTCGCCCGCGCCGCGACGGGAACTCCGGCTCTCGCCTGGTGGCTGAGCTCCCTCGGTGCGCGCATCGGTGAGGGAGCGTGGATCGAGTCGTACTGGCTGCCGGAGGCCGATCTCGTGTCGCTCGGAGCCGGCAGCACCGTCAACCGCGGCTGCGTGGTGCAGACCCACCTCTTCCACGACCGCGTCATGTCCCTCGACGCCGTCGAACTCGCCCCGGGCGCGACGCTCGGACCGCACAGCGTCATTCTGCCGGCGGCTCGCATCGACTCCGGAGCCACCGTCGGCCCCGCATCGCTCGTCATGCGCGGCGAGGTGGTGCCCCCGGGAAGTCGCTGGACGGGCAATCCGATCGGGCCGTGGAATACTTGAGGCCGCCCATGCCGAACCGACCAGACGACTCCACTCTCGGATCCCTGTCCACCGGGGACAGCTACGTTCCGTCGAGCGGCAACGGCGGCTACTCGGTCGTCTCCTACGATCTCGAGCTCGACTACCGAGTGTCGACGAACAGGCTCACCGCCACCGCGGTGATCTCGGCTGTGTCCACCCGTGACCTGAGCCGATTCAGCTTCGATTTCTCGGGCCTGGTCGCGACGCGAGTGCTCATCGACGGCACGGCCGCGGCGAAGACCACGGCATCAGCGCGCAAGCTCACGATCCATCCGGCGACCACAATCCGGGCAGGCGAAGAATTCGTGGTCACCGTGCGCTACGCCGGAGCGCCCAAGCCCGTGCGGAGTCCTTGGGGCGAGCTCGGCTGGGAGGAACTGAGCGACGGTGTGCTGGTCGCATCGCAGCCGTCGGGCGCTCCGAGCTGGTTTCCCTGCAACGACCACCCGAGCGCCAAGGCCCTGTTCAGCATCCGGGTGACGGCCGAATCGCCCTACGCGGTGCTCGCCAACGGCCGACTCGTCTCGCGTGTGCGTCGGGCGAGCCGAACGACGTGGGTCTACGAGACGTCCGAGCCCATGGCCACCTACCTCGCCAGCATCCAGATCGGCCTCTACAAAGAGGTCGCCCTCGCCTCGTCGCCCGTTCCGCAGAAGGCGCTCGTACCCGCCTCGCTGCTGCAGCGCGCCCAGAAGGACTTCGCCCAGCAGGCCGAGATGCTCGGTCTCTTCTCTCGACTGTTCGGCGACTACCCGTTTTCCGAGTACTCGGTGGTCGTGACCGACGACGTGCTGGAGATTCCCATCGAGGCGCACGGCTTCGCGGTCTTCGGACGCAACCACATCGACGGCCTCGGAGGCTCAGAGCGGCTCGTCGCGCACGAGCTCGCCCACTCCTGGTTCGGTAACAGTGTCACGGCCACGACGTGGAAAGACATCTGGCTGCACGAAGGGTTCGCCTGCTACGCCGAGTGGCTGTGGTCGGAGGAGTCAGGCGGGCCGTCGGCAGACAGGCTGGCGCACCAGCACTGGGGGCGACTTTCCTCGCTGCCGCAGGACCTGATCATCGGAGACCCGGGGCCCGCGCTGATGTTCGACGACCGAGTGTACAAACGCGGCGCCTTGACCCTGCACGCCCTTCGCACCGAACTCGGAGACGACGCCTTTTTCGACATGCTCACGTCGTGGACAACCGAGAACAGATTCGGCAACGTCACCACAGAGAGCTTCTACCTGCACGCGCAGGAACGATCGACCCTCGACCTCGGCCCGCTTTTCGAGGCCTGGCTATTCAGCAGGCGTCTTCCCGCGCTTCCCCACTGATCGTCTCGACGTCGGCCGCTGTACCGCTCCCGTCGATCAGCTCCACGGTCACGGGGCCGTCACCGAGTACGGCCAGGCTCAGCATCATCGAGTCCTCGTCCCAGGGCACGTCGACGATCATGGCCGGCACGGGCGTGCCCTGCGCGAGGTCGACCCGCACCAGATCGAGCCGAACACCCTGACCGGTGGCCTTCAGGTAGGCCTCCTTCCGACTCCACAGGCGCGTGCGGAGTGCCTCGCGCGACAGAGGCGACTCGTCGTCGATGAGATCTCGCTCGGCGACAGAGAACGCCACCTCATCGACCCTGGCCCGGGAGACGGCGACGACCGATTCGAGGTCGACGCCGATGTCTCGCGGTCCCTCGGCGACCGCCGTGGCGACGCGCCCCCCGGCAGAGCTCTTGCTCACGACGAGCGGCTGTCCTCCGTGTGCCGTCGGCGAGAGGATGCGCGGCTTTCCGTGGGGGCGACCGCAATCGGGGCAGCTGCTGTCGATCACGACGTCGGACGCCTCGACCCCGGCGAAGGCTGCGACGGCGCGTTCTAGAGGCCGCGAGAGAGTAGCATCCTCGATGCGCACGACGACCCGCGTGGGCTTCACCGGGCGAGCGGCTCGTGGTGCACGTCGAACGACACCGAGTTCGCGATGAAGCACTTGGCTCTTGCTTCGGCGTGCAGGCTCTGCGCAAGCTCCGCCTGAGTGGCATCGGCGAGGGTGACGACCGGATGCAGCGTCGCCGAGGTGAACCGGCCGCCGCCGCTCCGATCGAGCGCGAGGACGCCCGTCGCCTGGTCGCTGTAGTCGGTCACGACGACCCCGTGCAGCACTGCCGCGTGCAGATACGACAGCATGTGGCACTGGCTGAGGGAGGCGAGCAGCATCTCCTCGGGATTCCAGCGTTCCGCATCGCCGTGGAAGATGCGATCGGCGCTGCCAGCGATCTCGTGCTTTCCGTGCGCTCGCACCAGATGTTCTCGGCCGTAGTCACGATAGCCGCTGGTGCCCGTGCCGCGATTTCCAAGCCACTCTACGGTCACCGTGTAGGAATGCTGCGCTTTCACACGACGAGCCTAGCCCGGGCCCGGCGGGCGACGACGATAAACTCGACGCATCATGACAGACACCCTCACTTCCTCGTTCACCGTCGCCCAGGAGCGCAAGATCGTCACGGCGATCCCCGGCCCCCAGAGCATTGCGCTGCACGAGCGACGCCTGGCCGTGGTGCCCGTGGGCGTCGGAACGGCATTGCCGATCTACATCGAGAGGGCCAACGGCGCCATTCTGGTCGATGCCGACGGCAATCAGTTCATCGACCTGGGCGCGGGCATCGGCGTGACCACGGTCGGTCACACGTCGGCGGCCGTCATCGAGGCCGCCGCCGCTCAGCTGGGCAAGGTCACCCACACCCTGTTCACCGTCACACCGTACGAAGAATACGTGAGGGTCGCCGAGCTGCTCGCCGAGCACACGCCCGGAGACTTCGCCAAGAAGACCGTGCTCGTGAACTCGGGTGCCGAGGCGGTCGAGAACGCGGTGAAGATCGCCCGCAAGTACACCCGGCGCACCGGTGTCGCCGTGCTGGAGCACGCCTACCACGGTCGTACCAACCTCACGATGGCCATGAACTTCAAGGCGGCCCCGTACTCCACCGGATTCGGACCGTTCGCGAGCGATGTCTACCGCGCGCCGAACTCGTACCCGTACCACGACGGCCTGTCGGGCGCCGAGGCCGCGGCCCGCACGATCTCGTACCTCGAAAAGACGGTCGGAGCCGTCGATCTCGCGTGCCTGGTCGTCGAGCCCATCCAGGGCGAGGGCGGATTCGTCGTTCCGGCCGATGGCTACCTGACGGCCCTGCAGGCGTGGTGCACGCAGAACGGCATCGTCTTCATCGCCGACGAGATCCAGAGCGGCATGGCCCGCACGGGCGCGTACTTCGCGAGCGAGCACTTCGGCCTCGTGCCCGACATGGTGCTGAGTGCCAAGGGCATCGCCGGCGGACTGCCGCTCGCGGGCGTCACCGGTCGCGCCGAGATCATGGACGCCGCCCTCCCCGGCGGACTCGGCGGCACATTCGGCGGCAACCCGGTGGCGGCAGCCGCAGCCGTCGCCGTCTTCGGCCAGATCGAGCAGCAGAACCTGCTGGCCGAGGCCACCCGCATCGAGCAGACGCTCATCACGGGGCTCGAGGCACTGGCTGCGAAGTACGACATCATCGGCGAGATCCGTGGCATCGGTGCGATGATCGCCATGGAACTCGTGCAGCCCGGAACGGGCTCCACCACCAAGCAGCCCAACGCCGAGGCCGTGAACGCGATCGTCGCGCACGCCGCGTCGAACGGTGTGCTGGTCCTGAACGCGGGAACCTACGGCAACGTGATCCGGTTTCTGCCGAGCCTCGCCATCTCCGACGCCCTGCTCGTTGACGCGCTCAGCGTCATCGACGAGGCGATGGCCACGCTGTGACCTCGCCGCAGACCGCCGTGAGCGGCACCATGGGTGTCGACGAGGCGGTCGAGCTGGCCGTGCTCGAGCGCAGTGGGTTCGTTGAGTCGCGCCACGCGGGCGCGGCCGTTGTCGTGGGGCCGGATGGCGACATCCTCGAGCAGCTCGGCGATCCGTCCGCGCCCGTGTTTCCGAGATCGAGCCTCAAGCCGTTCCAGGCCCTCGCCGTGCGCGAGGCCGGCGTTCACCTGTCGCCCCTGCAGACGGCGCTCTCGATGGCGAGCCACGGGGGAACCTCTGCCCACGTCGACGTGGTGCGCAGCATCCTCGCCGAAGCAGCCCTCGGCGAAGACGACCTCGGCTGCCCGGCCGACTGGCCCGGCGCGCGATCGGCCCGCGACGAGGTCGTCCGGTCCGGTGGCGGGCCTTCCCGGCTCTACATGAACTGCTCGGGCAAACACGCCGCGATGCTGGTCGCCTGTGTGCAGAACGGCTGGCCGACCGACGGGTACCTCGACCCCTCGCACCCGTTGCAGCAACGGGTCTCGGCACTGATCGAGCGCGAGACGGGTGAGCGCATCGCGGCAT carries:
- a CDS encoding 4'-phosphopantetheinyl transferase superfamily protein gives rise to the protein MKPTRVVVRIEDATLSRPLERAVAAFAGVEASDVVIDSSCPDCGRPHGKPRILSPTAHGGQPLVVSKSSAGGRVATAVAEGPRDIGVDLESVVAVSRARVDEVAFSVAERDLIDDESPLSREALRTRLWSRKEAYLKATGQGVRLDLVRVDLAQGTPVPAMIVDVPWDEDSMMLSLAVLGDGPVTVELIDGSGTAADVETISGEAREDAC
- a CDS encoding M1 family metallopeptidase — translated: MPNRPDDSTLGSLSTGDSYVPSSGNGGYSVVSYDLELDYRVSTNRLTATAVISAVSTRDLSRFSFDFSGLVATRVLIDGTAAAKTTASARKLTIHPATTIRAGEEFVVTVRYAGAPKPVRSPWGELGWEELSDGVLVASQPSGAPSWFPCNDHPSAKALFSIRVTAESPYAVLANGRLVSRVRRASRTTWVYETSEPMATYLASIQIGLYKEVALASSPVPQKALVPASLLQRAQKDFAQQAEMLGLFSRLFGDYPFSEYSVVVTDDVLEIPIEAHGFAVFGRNHIDGLGGSERLVAHELAHSWFGNSVTATTWKDIWLHEGFACYAEWLWSEESGGPSADRLAHQHWGRLSSLPQDLIIGDPGPALMFDDRVYKRGALTLHALRTELGDDAFFDMLTSWTTENRFGNVTTESFYLHAQERSTLDLGPLFEAWLFSRRLPALPH
- the gabT gene encoding 4-aminobutyrate--2-oxoglutarate transaminase, with product MTDTLTSSFTVAQERKIVTAIPGPQSIALHERRLAVVPVGVGTALPIYIERANGAILVDADGNQFIDLGAGIGVTTVGHTSAAVIEAAAAQLGKVTHTLFTVTPYEEYVRVAELLAEHTPGDFAKKTVLVNSGAEAVENAVKIARKYTRRTGVAVLEHAYHGRTNLTMAMNFKAAPYSTGFGPFASDVYRAPNSYPYHDGLSGAEAAARTISYLEKTVGAVDLACLVVEPIQGEGGFVVPADGYLTALQAWCTQNGIVFIADEIQSGMARTGAYFASEHFGLVPDMVLSAKGIAGGLPLAGVTGRAEIMDAALPGGLGGTFGGNPVAAAAAVAVFGQIEQQNLLAEATRIEQTLITGLEALAAKYDIIGEIRGIGAMIAMELVQPGTGSTTKQPNAEAVNAIVAHAASNGVLVLNAGTYGNVIRFLPSLAISDALLVDALSVIDEAMATL
- a CDS encoding Pls/PosA family non-ribosomal peptide synthetase encodes the protein MTDSPALRGLLLGGARTPPPRTLVDILRETAAEHPAAAALADADGTVSYRELLRLVGAAAVSLSVAGVRRGDRVGIRIPSGGRTLYVSILAVLFLGAAYVPVDADDPEERAELVFGEADVVGWVGADGTLVPRASKDGSIRVHSREPVSTEPLRAGTGTIPTLGSPELDDDAWIIFTSGSTGVPKGVAVTHRSAAAFVDAEARMFLQQEPLEPGDRVLAGLSVAFDASCEEMWLAWRHGACLVPAPRSLVKSGADLGPWLIAHGITVVSTVPTLAGLWPAESLENVRLLIFGGEACPPELAQRLATDGRELWNTYGPTEATVVACGALLDGSAPVRIGLPLDGWDLAVVDAAGDPVADGEVGELIIGGVGLARYLDASKDAEKYAAMPSLGWPRAYRSGDLVRFDREGLVFQGRADDQVKLGGRRIELGEIEAALQALPGVHGAAAVVQTSGAGNQVLVGYLALDPGVDESDFDLRTAADHLRQELPAALVPALAVVESIPTRISGKVDRAALPWPLPGSASSGGATLEGTTGWLASLWTDVLGATVGSATDDFFALGGGSLAAAQLTSIIRARFPEARVSDIYDHPRIGALADELDSRVPAVVAEPRLVKPTPLSTRWAQTLLGIPLHVIVGARWSVYLLAANAVLIAFAGLDWLPAVSWWWLIVGFMILVTPLGRMAVSVVAARLLLRGVTPGSYPRGGQVHLRLWLAEQVASLVGAASLAGAPWIAYYARALGATVGEGVDLHSLPPVTGMLKLGARVAIEPEVDLSGWWIDGDLLRIGAISIGADATIGSRSTMLPGARVGRGAEVAPGSSVSGRVPGGERWSGSPAQRLGKARPGWPAERPPRASGWVAAYGAGSVLLSLLPLASLAVGALITGLLVRGSTSLGELALRAFASVPLATLGAGIVFAALVVVSVRLLGLGLAPGYYPVRSRVGWQVWATERLLDLSRTMLFPLYASLFTPVWLRLLGAKVGVNVEASTVLLLPAMTTIGDHAFLADDTMVASYELGGGWLRIDEAKIGRRAFLGNSGMTGPGRTVPKNGLVAVLSATPKKAKSGSSWLGNPPVRLRRAVAEFDEGRTYKPKRRLRVARALWETGRVVPVMVSTAIGLGVLLALEVILETLGLVAAIALSGVVMLAAGAVAAGITTIAKWTIVGRITAREHPLWSSFIWRNEVADTFVEMVAAPWFARAATGTPALAWWLSSLGARIGEGAWIESYWLPEADLVSLGAGSTVNRGCVVQTHLFHDRVMSLDAVELAPGATLGPHSVILPAARIDSGATVGPASLVMRGEVVPPGSRWTGNPIGPWNT
- a CDS encoding asparaginase, encoding MGVDEAVELAVLERSGFVESRHAGAAVVVGPDGDILEQLGDPSAPVFPRSSLKPFQALAVREAGVHLSPLQTALSMASHGGTSAHVDVVRSILAEAALGEDDLGCPADWPGARSARDEVVRSGGGPSRLYMNCSGKHAAMLVACVQNGWPTDGYLDPSHPLQQRVSALIERETGERIAASGVDGCGAPVHAISLVALARGVSRIAQRPTSDAEALVDAVLANGWAVDSPGEQNTLVIERLGLFAKLGAEGVMVISTTSGTAVALKILDGSLRTATIVALELLVRNGVLDRSALDTLLHEFDLDVLGGGVPVGRLRVTA
- a CDS encoding OsmC family protein, coding for MKAQHSYTVTVEWLGNRGTGTSGYRDYGREHLVRAHGKHEIAGSADRIFHGDAERWNPEEMLLASLSQCHMLSYLHAAVLHGVVVTDYSDQATGVLALDRSGGGRFTSATLHPVVTLADATQAELAQSLHAEARAKCFIANSVSFDVHHEPLAR